Proteins from a genomic interval of Rhodothermus marinus:
- a CDS encoding prolipoprotein diacylglyceryl transferase, giving the protein MYPRLSDLFKDLLGIELPFPIYSFGAMVALAVLAATWLTARELDRRYRAGEIGPVRVREKDERGRVRTRQASPASLIGTMTLVAVGFGFVGAKIFHILENLDAFALDPLGMIFSTGGFTFYGGLIFGALGVIWYARKKGISVPVLADAAAPGLMLAYGIGRIGCHLAGDGDWGIAANLAAKPDWLPMWLWAESYPKAIIGPPPQPVYPTPLYEFAMAAVLFGVLWALRKHPYRPGWLFSLYLIFNGLERFLIEQIRVNNRFDLLGLSVTQAEVIAVLLMVVGLVGLIRFWHRTEPATVPTAEAQAG; this is encoded by the coding sequence ATGTATCCGCGACTGAGCGACCTGTTCAAGGATCTGCTGGGCATCGAACTCCCGTTTCCCATTTACTCGTTCGGGGCCATGGTGGCTCTGGCCGTGCTGGCGGCTACCTGGCTGACGGCCCGGGAGCTGGACCGTCGCTACCGGGCCGGCGAGATCGGTCCGGTGCGCGTGCGGGAGAAGGACGAGCGCGGGCGCGTCCGCACGCGCCAGGCCAGCCCGGCGTCGCTCATCGGCACGATGACGCTGGTGGCCGTCGGCTTCGGCTTCGTAGGCGCCAAGATTTTCCACATTCTGGAGAATCTGGACGCCTTCGCGCTGGACCCGCTGGGGATGATCTTCTCGACGGGCGGCTTCACCTTCTACGGCGGACTCATCTTCGGCGCACTGGGAGTCATCTGGTATGCGCGCAAGAAGGGCATCTCGGTACCCGTGCTGGCCGATGCGGCCGCGCCCGGCCTGATGCTGGCCTACGGGATCGGGCGCATCGGGTGTCATCTGGCGGGCGACGGCGACTGGGGCATTGCCGCCAACCTGGCCGCCAAGCCGGACTGGCTGCCCATGTGGCTCTGGGCCGAAAGCTATCCGAAGGCCATCATCGGGCCGCCTCCACAGCCCGTCTATCCGACCCCGCTTTACGAATTTGCCATGGCCGCCGTGCTGTTCGGCGTGCTCTGGGCGCTCCGGAAGCACCCGTACCGGCCCGGCTGGTTGTTTTCGCTGTATCTGATTTTCAACGGGCTGGAGCGCTTTCTGATCGAGCAGATCCGGGTCAACAATCGCTTCGACCTGCTGGGACTTTCGGTGACGCAGGCCGAAGTGATCGCCGTGCTGCTAATGGTGGTCGGCCTGGTGGGATTGATCCGGTTCTGGCACCGGACCGAACCGGCCACGGTACCGACCGCCGAAGCCCAGGCGGGTTAG
- the hisS gene encoding histidine--tRNA ligase → MSLEPTFRNIRGTFDILPQDGRSEGAHDMPSRAWQHVEQVVREVLERFNFREIRTPILEPTELIARGVGQLTDIVTKEMFAFRRGDTNYVLRPEVTAPVMRAYLQHRLDQQGAVQKLYYIGPCFRAENPQKGRYRQFHQFGVELIGAETPEADAEVIAAMMAVYEAFGLKNLRLRINTLGDAESRPRYREALRAYLQPLADRLTPTSRQRLETNPLRILDTKDERERRLLEGAPRIIDFVDEKGRAHYEAVKAHLQALGIAFEEDPFLVRGLDYYTHTTFELESPDLGAQSALAGGGRYDLLAMDLGHDAPVPAVGFAAGIERLFIALQAQGYAFPEEPPLDAYLVSLGEAAMRRALVEAQALRRAGLRVDLDLKGRSMKAQMREANRQQARYAVIMGDRELAEGRAVVRDMQSGQQQEVPLDELADFLKGAVRVS, encoded by the coding sequence ATGAGTCTGGAACCGACGTTTCGCAACATCCGGGGAACGTTCGACATCCTGCCCCAGGACGGCCGCAGCGAAGGAGCACACGATATGCCAAGCCGGGCCTGGCAGCACGTCGAACAGGTTGTCCGGGAGGTGCTCGAACGCTTCAATTTCCGGGAGATTCGCACGCCGATTCTGGAGCCCACCGAGCTGATCGCCCGGGGGGTCGGCCAGCTGACCGACATCGTCACCAAGGAGATGTTCGCCTTCCGGCGGGGCGACACCAACTACGTGCTGCGCCCCGAGGTGACGGCGCCGGTCATGCGGGCCTATCTGCAGCACCGGCTCGATCAGCAGGGCGCCGTGCAGAAGCTCTACTACATCGGCCCCTGCTTCCGGGCCGAAAATCCTCAGAAGGGCCGCTACCGGCAGTTCCACCAGTTCGGCGTCGAGCTGATCGGCGCCGAGACACCCGAGGCCGACGCCGAGGTGATCGCGGCCATGATGGCCGTCTACGAGGCGTTCGGCCTGAAAAATCTGCGGCTGCGCATCAACACACTGGGCGACGCCGAAAGCCGGCCCCGCTACCGTGAAGCGCTGCGGGCCTACCTTCAGCCGCTGGCCGATCGGCTGACGCCCACCAGCCGGCAACGCCTCGAGACGAACCCGCTCCGCATTCTCGATACGAAAGACGAGCGCGAACGCCGCCTGCTGGAAGGTGCGCCCCGGATCATCGACTTCGTGGACGAAAAAGGCCGGGCGCATTACGAAGCGGTCAAGGCGCACCTGCAGGCGCTGGGCATCGCCTTCGAGGAAGATCCCTTCCTGGTGCGGGGCCTGGATTATTACACGCACACGACGTTCGAGCTGGAGAGCCCGGACCTGGGGGCGCAGAGCGCGCTGGCCGGCGGCGGACGCTACGACCTGCTGGCCATGGATCTGGGGCACGACGCCCCGGTGCCGGCCGTGGGCTTTGCGGCGGGTATCGAGCGGCTGTTCATCGCGTTGCAGGCACAGGGATACGCTTTCCCCGAAGAGCCGCCCCTGGATGCTTACCTGGTGTCGCTGGGTGAAGCAGCCATGCGTCGGGCGCTGGTCGAAGCGCAGGCGCTGCGCCGGGCCGGCCTGCGTGTGGACCTGGATCTGAAAGGCCGTTCGATGAAGGCGCAGATGCGCGAGGCCAACCGCCAGCAGGCCCGCTATGCCGTCATCATGGGCGATCGCGAACTGGCCGAAGGGCGAGCCGTCGTGCGCGACATGCAATCCGGCCAGCAACAGGAAGTGCCGCTGGACGAGTTGGCCGACTTTCTGAAGGGAGCCGTGCGTGTTTCATAA
- a CDS encoding PTS sugar transporter subunit IIA has translation MIRFRKHRRTGEQTTPAPAEVRPEPAMQTSTSQIHQLLVPETIRVGLPGHTKEEVLNHLIDLLRGHPAVRDLEAVRQAVLARERMMSTGVGKGLGLPHAKTPAVTTTVAAFAITAEPVEFDAIDQQPVRLLFLLVGPEAAKSQHIKLLSRISRLMNRDGFRTRLLEARTPEEVLHLFEEGESQLVDQ, from the coding sequence ATGATTCGCTTTCGTAAGCACCGGCGTACAGGAGAACAGACGACCCCGGCGCCGGCCGAGGTGCGACCGGAACCTGCCATGCAGACGTCAACTTCGCAGATTCATCAATTGCTGGTCCCCGAAACGATTCGCGTGGGATTGCCGGGGCATACCAAAGAAGAGGTGCTCAACCACCTGATCGACCTGCTGCGGGGGCATCCGGCCGTGCGCGACCTGGAGGCCGTCCGGCAGGCCGTGCTGGCACGTGAACGCATGATGTCGACGGGCGTCGGCAAAGGGCTGGGCCTGCCCCATGCCAAGACGCCGGCCGTGACGACCACGGTCGCCGCTTTTGCCATCACCGCCGAGCCCGTCGAGTTCGACGCCATCGACCAGCAGCCGGTGCGGCTGCTTTTTTTGCTGGTCGGACCCGAGGCGGCCAAGTCGCAGCATATCAAGCTGCTCAGCCGCATCTCGCGCCTGATGAACCGCGACGGTTTTCGGACGCGCCTGCTGGAAGCCCGCACCCCTGAGGAGGTGCTGCACCTCTTCGAAGAAGGAGAGTCGCAACTGGTTGATCAATGA
- a CDS encoding RluA family pseudouridine synthase, whose translation MELQEVCIQLEVPPGYREGGRLDAYLARFLAQASRTKIQRGIREGRVTVNGVVVQKPSYTVQPGDVITLRILRPPPVEIVPEPIPLDIVYEDPYLIVINKQAGLVVHPARGNRSGTLVNALLYHIGSGPVRFDEEDDLPEDDEIGLSMVSTGPTEAKLEAPRPGIVHRLDKDTTGLIVVAKDDVTHTGLARQFEHRTIARTYLAIVWGVPDPPRGRIEAAIGRDPRDRQRMAVVPEDRGKRAVTHYEVVETLPAAALVRFKLETGRTHQIRVHARHIGHPVLGDPTYGGRTIRYGPHTPRRKAFYDQLFARLTRQALHAHTLGFRHPRTGEWLEFEAPLPEDMARALEQLRQDPL comes from the coding sequence ATGGAGCTGCAGGAAGTTTGCATTCAACTCGAAGTGCCGCCGGGTTACCGTGAAGGGGGGCGGCTGGACGCCTACCTGGCGCGCTTCCTGGCACAGGCTTCACGTACGAAGATTCAGCGCGGCATCCGGGAAGGGCGGGTGACCGTGAACGGAGTCGTCGTGCAGAAGCCGTCCTACACGGTGCAGCCCGGCGACGTGATCACGCTGCGCATCCTGCGGCCGCCGCCGGTCGAGATCGTCCCCGAGCCCATTCCGTTGGACATCGTCTACGAGGACCCGTATCTGATCGTCATCAACAAGCAGGCAGGGCTGGTGGTGCATCCGGCCCGGGGCAACCGCTCGGGCACACTGGTCAACGCGCTGCTCTACCACATCGGAAGCGGTCCGGTGCGCTTCGACGAAGAAGACGACCTGCCCGAGGACGACGAGATCGGGCTCTCGATGGTCAGCACCGGTCCGACCGAAGCAAAACTGGAAGCGCCGCGGCCCGGTATCGTGCACCGACTGGACAAGGACACGACCGGGCTCATCGTGGTGGCCAAGGACGACGTGACGCACACCGGGCTGGCCCGCCAGTTCGAGCACCGGACGATCGCCCGCACCTACCTGGCGATCGTCTGGGGTGTGCCCGATCCGCCACGGGGACGTATTGAGGCGGCCATCGGACGCGACCCGCGCGACCGGCAGCGCATGGCCGTCGTGCCCGAAGACCGGGGTAAGCGGGCGGTGACGCACTACGAGGTCGTCGAGACGTTGCCGGCCGCCGCGCTCGTACGCTTCAAGTTGGAGACGGGTCGTACGCATCAGATCCGCGTGCATGCCCGACACATCGGCCATCCGGTGCTGGGCGACCCGACCTATGGCGGCCGCACGATTCGCTACGGGCCGCATACGCCCCGGCGCAAGGCCTTCTACGATCAACTGTTTGCACGGCTGACGCGGCAGGCTCTGCACGCGCACACGCTGGGCTTCCGACACCCGCGCACCGGTGAGTGGCTCGAGTTCGAGGCACCCCTGCCGGAAGATATGGCCCGCGCGCTGGAGCAGTTGCGCCAGGATCCCCTGTAG
- a CDS encoding M20 family metallo-hydrolase produces MSGSIAQAVATEVIELLKSLVRFPSLSHQEAEIADFVEHYVRQAGLPVRRMDNNVYFWLGEGEDRLLLNSHLDVVPPSADHPFDPFEPVEVDGKLYGRGTVDAKASGAAMTTALLSLAREGWRPPNGQVIVALTACEETGGGYNGLEALRPHLPPLQAAIVGEPTCLQPCVAQKGLLILKLHARGRTAHAARPHLGDNAILRAARDIQRLSRFRFDRADPFLGAPTLTVTTIQGGTAHNVVPEHCTFTLDIRTTPAYTHAEIVQLLAGVVESEIEVHSDRFIPVATPVDARIVQACLRANPGSRPFGSPTASDWIFLHDIPTVKLGPGPSERSHTGGEHIELDELVRAVRVYRDIIRHYYALGEESRA; encoded by the coding sequence ATGTCAGGTTCGATCGCGCAGGCTGTTGCCACCGAGGTTATCGAGCTGCTCAAATCGCTCGTACGGTTTCCGTCGCTGAGCCATCAGGAGGCCGAGATCGCCGACTTTGTCGAGCACTACGTACGCCAGGCCGGGCTTCCCGTCCGCCGCATGGACAACAACGTTTACTTCTGGCTGGGCGAAGGGGAAGATCGGCTGCTGCTGAACTCCCATCTGGATGTGGTGCCGCCCTCGGCCGACCATCCGTTCGACCCTTTCGAACCGGTGGAGGTCGATGGCAAGCTGTACGGCCGGGGCACGGTCGATGCCAAGGCCAGCGGCGCGGCCATGACCACGGCACTGCTGTCGCTGGCGCGGGAAGGCTGGCGGCCGCCGAACGGACAGGTCATCGTGGCGCTGACGGCCTGCGAGGAGACCGGCGGCGGCTACAACGGGCTGGAGGCCTTGCGGCCCCATCTGCCTCCACTGCAGGCCGCCATCGTGGGCGAGCCCACCTGTCTGCAGCCCTGCGTGGCCCAGAAAGGATTGCTGATCCTGAAACTGCACGCGCGCGGCCGCACGGCCCACGCCGCCCGGCCCCATCTGGGTGACAACGCTATCCTGCGGGCCGCCCGCGACATCCAGCGCCTGAGCCGGTTCCGCTTCGACCGGGCCGATCCGTTCCTGGGCGCTCCCACGCTGACCGTCACCACCATCCAGGGCGGTACGGCGCACAACGTGGTGCCGGAGCACTGCACCTTTACGCTCGACATTCGCACGACGCCGGCCTACACGCACGCCGAGATCGTGCAGTTGCTGGCGGGCGTGGTCGAATCGGAGATCGAAGTGCACAGCGACCGCTTCATTCCGGTGGCCACCCCGGTCGATGCCCGCATCGTGCAGGCATGCCTGCGGGCCAATCCGGGCAGCCGCCCCTTCGGCTCGCCGACCGCCTCGGACTGGATCTTTCTGCACGACATCCCCACCGTCAAACTCGGTCCGGGTCCCAGCGAGCGTTCGCACACCGGCGGCGAACACATCGAACTGGACGAACTGGTGCGGGCCGTCCGGGTCTATCGCGACATCATCCGCCACTACTACGCCCTCGGCGAAGAAAGCCGGGCCTGA
- a CDS encoding 3-keto-disaccharide hydrolase, which yields MRRIILLATLWIINGGITKTMAQIDTTWAIHDMNRPRPPVVTPAPFDRPTAPPSDAIVLFDGTDLSAWERVGGGPAGWRVVDGYMEVVPGSGNIQTRQAFGDVQLHLEWSVPEDVTGEGQGRGNSGVFLMGRYEVQVLDSYQNDTYPDGQAAAIYGQYPPLVNAMRPPGQWQTYDIVFRRPRFDAEGRLLQPARMTVFHNGVLVQDCAVLTGPTAHRARPPYEPHPDRLPLMLQDHGDRVRFRNIWVRPLE from the coding sequence ATGCGACGGATCATCCTGCTGGCAACGCTGTGGATCATCAACGGAGGGATCACGAAAACCATGGCGCAGATCGACACGACGTGGGCTATCCACGACATGAACCGGCCGCGGCCGCCGGTGGTGACGCCGGCCCCGTTCGATCGGCCGACGGCACCGCCCTCGGACGCCATCGTGCTGTTCGATGGCACGGACCTGTCGGCCTGGGAGCGGGTCGGCGGCGGACCGGCCGGCTGGCGTGTGGTGGACGGTTACATGGAGGTGGTGCCCGGAAGTGGCAACATTCAGACCCGTCAGGCCTTCGGCGACGTACAGCTCCATCTGGAATGGTCGGTGCCCGAGGACGTGACGGGCGAAGGGCAGGGACGCGGCAACAGCGGCGTTTTCCTGATGGGACGCTACGAGGTGCAGGTGCTCGACTCCTATCAGAACGATACGTACCCCGACGGTCAGGCGGCCGCCATCTATGGCCAGTATCCGCCGCTGGTGAACGCCATGCGACCGCCCGGCCAGTGGCAGACCTACGACATCGTGTTCCGGCGGCCCCGCTTCGATGCCGAAGGGCGGCTTCTGCAGCCGGCCCGCATGACGGTCTTCCACAACGGTGTGCTTGTGCAGGACTGCGCCGTGCTCACCGGTCCCACCGCCCATCGGGCCCGGCCGCCTTACGAGCCGCATCCGGATCGGCTGCCGCTCATGCTGCAGGATCACGGCGACCGCGTGCGGTTTCGCAACATCTGGGTGCGGCCGCTGGAATAG
- a CDS encoding methyl-accepting chemotaxis protein, translating to MSVLTRLKQASIRTKVILALLVPQVLVVLVTVLIWQGLRELRAAQDWVLHSHEVMQQARALALDRSEMEDFALAYLLSGAERFRDAYANQWRHFEQAVDALQQTVSDNPEQVTRLKQLAAAMQTWKQEMDELLARRPEVETGRLRMSQLAAEVVAQQESQEALQNRIASIQQAFLEAEQALNAERLARMERRERMVFIEVLVALLAVALGIGLAFQVIRRSVVGPVQELEAAAHRITEGDLETTVPVRAEDEVGKLARAFNQMVASMREALDALQEEKASVEQKVREAVAEIEAQQRYLAESVEHMLTQMERFAEGDLTVHLEVRKNDEIGRLYEGFNRAVANIRQMLVRVTEAIAATSSSAAQISASSEELAASAQQQAAQANEVAAAVEEMVRTIVENARSASETADVARANGDRAREGARVVQETVAKIRQIAQVVGESARTVERLGASSERIGEIVQVINEIAEQTNLLALNAAIEAARAGEHGRGFAVVADEVRKLAERTAQATKEIAEMIEGIRSETREAVKAIQRGSQEVEEGIALADQTGAALTQIVEGAQRVLDRVTQIAAASEEQSTTSDQISRSVEMISNLSHESARGVEQIARAAENLSRLTDELNEMVRRFRLAQREAVRSPDEAVSVA from the coding sequence ATGTCCGTACTGACCCGATTGAAACAGGCCTCGATTCGTACCAAGGTGATTCTGGCCTTGCTGGTGCCCCAGGTTCTTGTGGTTCTGGTAACCGTTCTGATCTGGCAGGGATTGCGTGAATTGCGCGCCGCGCAGGACTGGGTACTGCATTCTCACGAGGTGATGCAGCAGGCTCGAGCGCTGGCTCTGGATCGCTCCGAGATGGAAGACTTTGCGCTGGCGTATCTGCTGAGTGGCGCGGAACGATTTCGCGATGCTTATGCCAACCAGTGGCGACATTTTGAACAGGCAGTGGACGCGCTGCAGCAGACCGTTTCGGACAACCCGGAGCAGGTAACGCGGCTGAAGCAGCTGGCGGCGGCCATGCAGACGTGGAAGCAGGAGATGGACGAACTGCTGGCGCGTCGTCCGGAGGTGGAAACCGGCCGTCTCCGGATGAGTCAGCTGGCCGCCGAGGTCGTGGCGCAGCAGGAAAGTCAGGAAGCACTCCAGAACCGCATCGCTTCGATCCAGCAGGCTTTTCTGGAGGCGGAGCAGGCGTTGAACGCGGAGCGGCTGGCCCGTATGGAGCGGCGGGAGCGTATGGTGTTTATCGAAGTGCTGGTGGCGCTGCTGGCCGTGGCGCTGGGAATCGGACTGGCCTTCCAGGTGATCCGCCGATCGGTGGTCGGGCCCGTTCAGGAGCTGGAGGCAGCCGCGCACCGCATCACGGAAGGCGATCTGGAGACGACGGTGCCTGTTCGCGCCGAAGACGAAGTGGGCAAGCTGGCCCGCGCGTTCAACCAGATGGTGGCGTCCATGCGCGAGGCGCTCGATGCGCTGCAGGAGGAGAAGGCGAGCGTCGAACAGAAAGTGCGGGAGGCCGTGGCTGAGATAGAAGCGCAGCAGCGCTACCTGGCCGAGAGCGTTGAGCACATGCTGACCCAGATGGAGCGCTTCGCCGAGGGCGACCTGACCGTGCACTTGGAAGTCCGGAAGAACGACGAGATCGGACGCCTCTACGAAGGCTTCAACCGCGCCGTCGCCAACATTCGCCAGATGTTGGTGCGCGTGACCGAAGCGATTGCCGCAACGTCCAGTTCGGCCGCCCAGATCAGCGCCTCCAGCGAGGAGCTGGCGGCCTCGGCGCAGCAGCAGGCCGCGCAGGCCAACGAAGTGGCAGCGGCCGTCGAAGAGATGGTGCGCACCATCGTTGAAAACGCCCGCAGCGCCAGCGAGACGGCCGACGTGGCCCGTGCCAACGGCGATCGGGCCCGCGAGGGCGCCCGGGTCGTGCAGGAGACGGTCGCGAAGATCCGCCAGATCGCACAGGTGGTGGGGGAGTCGGCCCGAACCGTCGAGCGGCTCGGTGCCTCCAGCGAGCGGATCGGCGAGATCGTGCAGGTCATCAACGAAATCGCCGAGCAGACGAACCTGCTGGCGCTCAACGCCGCCATCGAGGCGGCCCGGGCTGGCGAGCATGGCCGCGGCTTTGCCGTGGTGGCCGACGAGGTGCGCAAACTGGCCGAGCGTACGGCCCAGGCCACGAAAGAAATTGCCGAAATGATCGAGGGCATTCGGAGCGAGACCCGAGAGGCGGTCAAAGCCATCCAGCGCGGTAGCCAGGAGGTGGAAGAAGGGATTGCCCTGGCCGACCAGACCGGGGCCGCCCTCACGCAGATCGTCGAGGGGGCGCAGCGTGTGCTGGACCGGGTGACGCAGATTGCCGCGGCCAGCGAAGAACAGTCCACGACGAGCGATCAGATCAGCCGCAGTGTCGAGATGATCTCCAACCTGTCGCACGAGTCGGCTCGGGGTGTCGAGCAGATCGCCCGCGCGGCCGAAAACCTCAGCCGGCTCACCGACGAATTGAACGAGATGGTGCGGCGATTCCGACTGGCGCAGCGTGAAGCGGTGCGTAGCCCCGATGAAGCCGTTTCCGTAGCCTGA
- the argH gene encoding argininosuccinate lyase, with translation MLWDKGQSVAAWVQRFTVGEDYRWDTLLLPYDIEGTRAHAAGLHRIGILSGEEFQAVSEALDALQAEVAAGRVVVRPEDEDAHTVIETFLTERLGDTGKKIHTGRSRNDQVLAALRLFLKDGLREAGRQVARLVEQLCELGAAYNDALMPGYTHLQQAMPSTAGLWALGYAELLLSDLAALRHAYDQVDISPLGSAAGYGVPFLELPREEVAQRLGFRTLQLHVTAVQLSRGKLELHAAHALVQVGATLNRMASDLVLFNSQEFGFVELPPEFCTGSSIMPQKQNPDVPELVRAGYHRLLAEMNVLLTLPANLPSGYHRDLQLTKEAVIRCVLHAHDLLTAMVQLLPGLRFRRDRMQAACTPALLATAEALRRVAEGVPFREAYRQAAAALDSLPQPDPETVLRAYRVDGYPGRGRPDRLLEQLRAFQDWLTPTESAGT, from the coding sequence ATGCTCTGGGACAAGGGTCAATCCGTTGCGGCCTGGGTGCAGCGTTTCACCGTGGGCGAAGACTATCGCTGGGACACGCTGCTCCTCCCCTACGACATCGAGGGGACCCGGGCCCATGCTGCCGGACTCCACCGGATCGGGATTCTTTCCGGCGAAGAATTTCAGGCCGTTTCGGAAGCGCTGGACGCGCTGCAGGCCGAAGTGGCGGCCGGTCGCGTGGTGGTGCGTCCGGAGGACGAAGACGCGCACACGGTGATCGAAACGTTCCTGACTGAGCGGCTGGGCGACACGGGCAAAAAGATCCACACGGGCCGCTCTCGCAACGACCAGGTGCTGGCCGCGCTCCGACTTTTTCTGAAGGACGGACTGCGCGAGGCGGGTCGCCAGGTGGCGCGGCTGGTCGAGCAACTCTGCGAACTGGGGGCCGCCTACAACGACGCGCTCATGCCGGGCTACACGCACCTGCAGCAGGCCATGCCCTCGACGGCCGGCCTCTGGGCGCTGGGCTACGCCGAGCTGCTCTTGAGCGACCTGGCCGCACTGCGGCACGCTTACGATCAGGTGGACATCTCGCCGCTGGGCAGTGCGGCCGGCTACGGCGTGCCGTTTCTGGAGCTGCCCCGCGAGGAGGTGGCACAGCGGCTGGGTTTTCGCACGCTGCAACTGCACGTGACGGCCGTGCAGCTCTCCCGCGGCAAGCTGGAGCTGCACGCCGCCCATGCGCTCGTGCAGGTGGGCGCCACGCTCAACCGCATGGCCTCGGACCTGGTGCTGTTCAACAGCCAGGAATTCGGCTTCGTAGAGCTTCCTCCGGAATTCTGCACGGGGAGCAGCATCATGCCTCAGAAGCAGAATCCGGACGTGCCGGAGCTGGTGCGGGCAGGCTACCACCGGCTGCTGGCCGAAATGAACGTGCTGCTGACGCTCCCGGCCAACCTGCCCTCGGGCTACCATCGCGACCTGCAGCTCACCAAGGAAGCCGTCATTCGCTGCGTGCTGCACGCGCACGACCTGTTGACGGCCATGGTGCAGCTGCTGCCCGGGCTGCGCTTTCGACGTGACCGCATGCAGGCCGCCTGTACCCCCGCCCTGCTGGCCACAGCCGAAGCGCTACGCCGCGTGGCCGAAGGCGTCCCCTTCCGCGAAGCTTACCGCCAGGCGGCCGCTGCCCTCGACAGCCTCCCCCAACCCGATCCCGAAACCGTCCTGCGCGCCTATCGCGTGGACGGCTACCCGGGTCGGGGACGTCCGGACCGCCTGCTGGAGCAGCTCCGCGCCTTTCAGGACTGGCTGACCCCGACCGAATCTGCCGGCACGTAG
- a CDS encoding GYD domain-containing protein has protein sequence MATYLIFTRLGPDSFKDPAEFRQLADRVSEEIRKRCPGVTWKDSYVTLGRYDIVDVVEANDQAEVERAAMIIRALARATTETMVATPWKEFLQRLG, from the coding sequence ATGGCGACCTATCTGATCTTCACGCGGCTGGGACCGGACTCCTTCAAAGATCCGGCCGAATTCCGGCAGCTGGCCGATCGCGTCTCGGAGGAGATCCGCAAGCGCTGTCCGGGCGTCACCTGGAAGGACAGCTACGTCACGCTGGGCCGCTACGACATCGTGGATGTGGTGGAAGCGAACGATCAGGCCGAGGTGGAGCGGGCGGCCATGATCATCCGCGCGCTGGCGCGGGCCACGACCGAGACGATGGTGGCCACGCCCTGGAAGGAATTTCTGCAGCGGCTCGGATAG
- a CDS encoding GH12 family glycosyl hydrolase domain-containing protein has protein sequence MRAVLILSLLWLSGCDWLFPDGDNGKEPESEPEPTVELCGRWDARDVAGGRYRVINNVWGAETAQCIEVGLETGNFTITRADHDNGNNVAAYPAIYFGCHWGACTGNSGLPRRVQELSDVRTSWTLTPITTGRWNAAYDIWFSPSTNSSNGYSGGAELMIWLNWNGGVMPGGSRVATVELAGATWEVWYADWDWNYIAYRRTTPTTSVTELDLKAFIDDAVARGYIRPEWYLHAVETGFELWEGGAGLRSADFSVTVQ, from the coding sequence ATGCGCGCGGTACTGATCCTGAGCCTGTTATGGCTGTCCGGATGCGACTGGCTCTTTCCCGATGGCGACAACGGAAAGGAACCGGAGTCTGAGCCCGAACCGACCGTCGAGCTGTGCGGGCGCTGGGATGCGCGCGATGTGGCCGGTGGGCGCTACCGGGTGATCAACAACGTGTGGGGTGCGGAGACCGCGCAGTGCATCGAGGTCGGGCTGGAAACGGGCAACTTCACGATCACGCGGGCCGATCACGACAACGGCAACAACGTGGCCGCCTATCCGGCCATCTACTTCGGGTGCCACTGGGGCGCCTGTACCGGCAATTCTGGATTGCCGCGGCGCGTGCAGGAGCTGTCCGACGTGCGTACGAGCTGGACGCTCACGCCGATCACGACGGGTCGCTGGAATGCCGCCTACGACATCTGGTTCAGCCCCTCCACGAATTCCAGCAACGGCTACAGCGGCGGAGCCGAGTTGATGATCTGGTTGAACTGGAACGGCGGCGTGATGCCTGGCGGTAGCCGCGTGGCCACTGTGGAACTGGCCGGGGCCACCTGGGAAGTGTGGTATGCCGACTGGGACTGGAACTACATCGCCTATCGCCGCACGACGCCCACCACTTCGGTGACCGAACTGGACCTGAAGGCCTTTATCGACGATGCGGTCGCCCGCGGCTACATCCGGCCGGAGTGGTACCTGCACGCGGTGGAGACGGGTTTCGAACTCTGGGAGGGCGGTGCCGGTCTGCGGAGCGCCGATTTTTCCGTAACGGTGCAGTAG